In one Candidatus Eisenbacteria bacterium genomic region, the following are encoded:
- a CDS encoding DUF2341 domain-containing protein — MRGRVRIAAYGAAALLLATILFVIEPVQAQWLPGGWDYRRGITITDSDTVLTDYQVKVVLTCAQDSIFALAKENGEDVRFTDADGLTLLNHWIEIWDKPEEYAVIWVKVQSIPVEGITIYLYFGNPEADSASNGNATFEFFEDFEAWGSAFPRVWLEKQPLPTGIADAGAAVCDNKLYLFGGYRASTSDWLKETYEYDPFADTWSRKADMPTARWGPTAVEFNGLIHVFAGYAGRGSRAHEVYDSSTDTWATWSSVPSGLADQGLMGVRYGDKIHLFYKANHYEYDPGTDIYTRKADIPTWRTWGACAAVDDKIYVIGGYSYGPGPTGAINVNEAYDPLTDTWATKEPLPVSKYGVVRENPVIGGKIYVVPGLDGGFHLDNYAYDPATDSWEQKSPAIHPRDGVAGGVINNKLYSAGGRDVVWYPKGICYNEEYDPLADTSTVIPPTGWTVSSSANARPDPPARYEGSYGLLLYNNGQGVQYAEHCLNLPTLALDLYWKLTNTNSPPPQQPQASISLTDSTSEGSLHFYRDYWGVPKFKWYRNTFTLLEAGAYNFWFPITIFWNGPNSKVTINGTKHSVQAASVSPDRIRLAITPGEVTDEYFDLFRVRKCRAQEPTVQVYVDGGGLMAVDTAPLALYGAVCALEQNVPNPFNPETAIRFALKTNGNVNLRIYNLQGRLVRILVNTEKEAGNYSVLWNGTDDDGVGVASGVYVCTLRVNGFETNKKLTFLK, encoded by the coding sequence ATGAGGGGCAGAGTCAGAATTGCAGCTTATGGCGCGGCGGCGCTTCTATTGGCCACGATTCTGTTTGTGATTGAGCCAGTTCAGGCCCAGTGGCTGCCCGGAGGGTGGGATTACCGCAGGGGGATAACTATTACAGACTCAGATACTGTCCTGACTGATTATCAAGTCAAGGTCGTGCTGACGTGTGCACAGGACAGCATCTTCGCATTGGCAAAGGAAAACGGTGAAGATGTGCGTTTCACCGATGCGGATGGACTGACGTTGTTGAATCACTGGATCGAAATCTGGGACAAACCAGAAGAGTATGCGGTGATCTGGGTGAAAGTGCAGTCAATTCCGGTTGAGGGAATCACTATCTACCTCTATTTCGGCAATCCGGAAGCGGACTCTGCCAGTAACGGCAATGCAACTTTTGAGTTCTTCGAAGATTTTGAGGCGTGGGGCAGTGCGTTCCCGCGTGTATGGCTTGAGAAACAGCCATTGCCGACAGGTATAGCCGATGCCGGGGCGGCCGTATGTGACAACAAGCTGTATCTTTTCGGCGGTTATCGTGCGAGTACAAGCGACTGGTTGAAAGAAACGTATGAATATGACCCCTTTGCTGACACATGGAGCCGAAAAGCCGATATGCCGACGGCCCGATGGGGTCCGACTGCCGTTGAATTCAATGGTCTGATTCATGTCTTTGCCGGATATGCTGGACGTGGATCTCGTGCGCACGAGGTGTATGACTCTTCGACAGACACTTGGGCCACATGGTCATCAGTTCCATCCGGGCTGGCGGACCAGGGGCTGATGGGCGTACGGTACGGCGACAAGATTCACCTTTTCTACAAGGCGAATCACTATGAATACGACCCTGGCACCGACATCTACACACGTAAGGCCGATATCCCGACCTGGAGAACATGGGGTGCCTGCGCCGCAGTCGATGACAAAATCTATGTCATAGGGGGATACTCCTACGGTCCTGGGCCGACTGGCGCAATAAATGTGAACGAGGCTTATGATCCTCTGACCGATACATGGGCGACAAAAGAGCCATTGCCGGTCAGCAAGTATGGTGTAGTAAGAGAAAATCCAGTCATAGGCGGCAAGATATACGTTGTCCCCGGATTGGATGGAGGCTTCCACCTTGACAACTATGCCTATGATCCCGCCACGGATTCCTGGGAGCAGAAATCGCCTGCGATTCATCCGCGAGACGGCGTGGCAGGAGGTGTTATCAATAACAAGTTATACTCGGCAGGCGGCAGGGATGTAGTGTGGTATCCGAAGGGTATTTGCTATAACGAAGAATACGATCCGCTGGCGGACACCTCGACTGTGATTCCACCAACTGGATGGACTGTTTCTAGCTCCGCCAACGCCAGGCCGGACCCGCCGGCCAGATACGAAGGCAGTTATGGACTGCTTCTCTACAACAACGGTCAGGGTGTTCAGTACGCCGAACATTGTCTCAACCTTCCCACACTGGCACTTGACCTGTATTGGAAGTTGACCAACACGAACAGTCCACCTCCACAGCAGCCGCAGGCATCAATCTCGCTGACGGATTCGACGAGCGAGGGATCGCTTCACTTCTACAGAGACTACTGGGGCGTTCCCAAATTCAAGTGGTACCGTAACACATTCACACTGCTCGAAGCCGGCGCTTACAATTTCTGGTTTCCCATTACGATATTCTGGAACGGTCCGAATAGTAAGGTGACCATCAATGGCACAAAACACTCTGTGCAGGCGGCGTCAGTCAGTCCTGACAGAATCAGACTGGCTATTACACCGGGAGAGGTTACAGACGAATACTTTGACCTGTTTAGGGTTCGAAAATGCCGTGCACAGGAGCCTACAGTGCAGGTCTATGTAGACGGGGGAGGCCTGATGGCTGTTGACACAGCGCCCCTTGCTCTCTACGGTGCGGTCTGCGCGCTCGAGCAGAACGTCCCGAACCCTTTCAACCCCGAGACTGCTATCCGCTTCGCTCTGAAGACGAACGGGAATGTGAACCTGAGGATCTATAACCTGCAGGGCCGGTTGGTGCGGATTCTCGTGAATACGGAGAAGGAAGCCGGCAACTATTCGGTCCTGTGGAACGGTACCGATGACGACGGGGTTGGAGTGGCGAGTGGCGTATATGTTTGTACGCTGCGAGTCAACGGCTTCGAGACCAATAAGAAGTTAACCTTCCTAAAATAG